Below is a window of Candidatus Baltobacteraceae bacterium DNA.
CCGCCGCGCAGCTGCGTATCGGCGTTGGCTTCGATACCGAGGGCCACGTTGGTTTCTACGAGCGCTTGATAGAACGGGCCGCGCTCGTTGGAAATCAGCGACGAGAGCGTGCTGACGGCGGGCTCGCCGGGTTCCGTATCGCCGGGAACGGCGTACGCGAGATCGAGCACTTCGAAGGGGAACGGAAACTGTGCCTCGACCGTCTTGCCCGTCGCCGCCACCGGGTGAACGAAGCGATGGGCCGGCAGCGTGCGCGCTGAGATCTTTCCGAAATCGCGCGCCGCGAGTGCGAAGACCGCGTTGTGATCGACGTCACCCGAGACGACGAGCGCGGCGTTGTTCGGCGCGTACCACTCGTGATAGTACTTTGCGATATCGGCCGCCGTGGAAGCGACGACGTCGGAGCGCACGCCGATCGGCGTACGGCCCGCGGGCAAACCCGGATAGGCGGCCGCGCGCACGCGGGAGAGCAGATTAAAAAACGGCGAGGATTGATCGCCGTCGATCTCGTTGAGGACCGCGCGCTTTTCGATGCTCCAGTCCGCCGGCCGCAAGGCGAGGTTTTTCATGCGATCCGCCTCGATCGCGACGGCGACCGGATATTTATCCGACGGCGTGACGAAATAGAAATTCGTATAATCGTAATCCGTCTGGCCGTTGACCTGCGCGCCTAGCCGCGCGGTAATGTCGTCGAGGCCGCCGGCCGAGAGATCTTTCGTACCGCGAAACATCATGTGTTCGAGCCCGTGCGCGAGCCCGGTCTTTCCGGGCGTTTCATACAGCGAGCCGAAGCGATACCACATCGAAGTCTGAACGACGGGGGCCGCGTGATCCTCAACGACGACCACCCGCAGGCCGTCGGCTAGCTTGGTTTGATAGACGCCGCGATCGCCGGCACCGGAGTCGAGTTGACTCTGGGCGGAGACGAAGGCCGGCCGGCCTACGAAGAGCAGGCATAAAAGAAAGACGGTGAGGCGTTTCATCGACACTCCATAACGATAGCGGCCCAACCTCCTTCGCCGCTGTGAAGCGCGCGACTCTTTAGGGCGCGGCGGGATGCTCGAGGGCGGCGACGGCGGCGCGCAGGTCGGGCAGTTCGAGGCCGCTGTGCTCGGCGAGCCGCAGGAGCAATTGCTCTTGAACCTGCTGATGGTAGAGCAACCGCGAGATGTTGTCGTGGTCGGCTTCGGCGCGAAGTTCGGCGTGCTCGCCCGATTGGCGCTGCGCGACGGCGATGACGAAGATCAGGATCAGCTGCACGACGTTGGAGACGGTAAGAAGGAAGACGAATGGGAACGGATCCCAATGCGTGAGCGTGCCGAAGGCGATCCAGATCAATTGAACCACGATCGCAAGCATCAGTGCGGCCGGCGCGCCCGTTGCATCGGCGACCCGTTTGCAGAAGCGCTCGATCGGCGAAAGCTGCTCGCTGTGCATGGCGTTGACGTCGTCGACGAGCGGGTGGTTCTCGACTTGATCGGCGGTTAAAGGTTTGTGCGCGGCTGCCTGATTCATCGTGCTCCTCCGGAGTCTACTCCTAAGTAATAGTCGGCCGCGGCTTCGACCGCTTCGTAGGGGATGCAACCGATCAATTCCGACCGGACGATGCCGACCCCGTGGGCACCGGCGAGCGCGCGAATCGTCTCGACGACGCGGTAGAGGGGGGTCGCGCGAAAATCGGTGATATTCAGCGAGACTTGAACCAGCCCGTCGCTCAATCGAAGTCCGAGTGCCTTGAGCGTGCGCAGGCCGCCGTCGCGCTCGCGAATCGTGCGCGCGATACGTTTTGCGAGCGCGAGATCGCCCGTGTCCAACTCGACGTTGAAGGCCACGAGCAGCGCGCGCGCGCCGATCGCGATCGCACCGGCGCTGACGTGCTTGGCAACGTCGCCGAAATCCGGCTTCCATTCGGGCCGCTCGAAGCGCGCATCGAGCCCTTCGAATTGGCCCTGGCGAACCGCCGCGAGGTTGCGCCGCAGCGGCGTCGCCGCCGCTTCCCCGTAGAGAAACGACGGAACGCGCCAACGCTCCCAAATCGCCTGCGCCGTTTCACGGGCGAGCCGCACCGCGTCGTCCATCGAGGCTTCGCGCAGCGGCACGAACGGCAGCACGTCGAGCGATCCGAT
It encodes the following:
- the ftcD gene encoding glutamate formimidoyltransferase, which produces MRRYRRGHRARARVMLFESVPNISDGRDYAIVEACVRAVESAGARVLHRTSDPIHNRSVFTIVGEYSTMRDASLALAGATLERVDLRAHAGVHPRIGSLDVLPFVPLREASMDDAVRLARETAQAIWERWRVPSFLYGEAAATPLRRNLAAVRQGQFEGLDARFERPEWKPDFGDVAKHVSAGAIAIGARALLVAFNVELDTGDLALAKRIARTIRERDGGLRTLKALGLRLSDGLVQVSLNITDFRATPLYRVVETIRALAGAHGVGIVRSELIGCIPYEAVEAAADYYLGVDSGGAR
- a CDS encoding DUF1003 domain-containing protein — protein: MNQAAAHKPLTADQVENHPLVDDVNAMHSEQLSPIERFCKRVADATGAPAALMLAIVVQLIWIAFGTLTHWDPFPFVFLLTVSNVVQLILIFVIAVAQRQSGEHAELRAEADHDNISRLLYHQQVQEQLLLRLAEHSGLELPDLRAAVAALEHPAAP